A stretch of Camelina sativa cultivar DH55 chromosome 18, Cs, whole genome shotgun sequence DNA encodes these proteins:
- the LOC104761631 gene encoding uncharacterized protein LOC104761631 isoform X1 codes for MFSVKENPRGKPENVKIENLFVQIFERKRRIVDQVKQQVDLYDHHLASKCLLAGVSPPSWLWSPSLPSQTSELNKGEIISELLFPSSRPSIICPFSYQRPVRFLADNVVRQDLTSVVNNNPIEEQLLEKEPQHDLSHNLVRHVTNHSHEQDGNIASPRDVHEKEGLPESVSIDCGENQSCSSPEHSQNQTVETNLDATFPGCSQGEKVLKSVSTTGCERKPSPPGYRQEETDPDAYLDPGLSLAKMQRSRSRQKALELRSSAKASKSRSKSRSDLKSSQDGNIGFGIASLRSDSVSEIKLFKHDENDEECRDEVENSNSQDKGGDQCIKTCLTRESFTLHQKVDSVKKSSSEDAYASSVSESLPESGHVNDIDILQCNEKVNEVSAEVDEQVDDPKSRTCNETAYLDGSTDQMDDPKSRTCNETAYLDGSTDQMDDPKSRTCNETAYLDGSTDQMDDPKSRTCNETAYLDGSTDQMDDPKSRTCNETAYLDGSTDQMDDPKSRTCNETAYLDGSTDQMDDPKSRTCNETAYLDGSTDQMDDPKSRTCNETAYLDGSTDQMDDPKSRTCNETAYLDGSTDQMDDPKSRTCNETAYLDGSTDQMDDPKSRTCNETAYLDGSTDQMDDPKSRTCNETAYLDGSTDQMDDPKSRTCNETAYLDGSTDQMDDPKSRTCNETAYLDGSTDQMDDPKSRTCNETAYLDGSTRSKSSSQDSAKEKHQKSSKSFSGNFQSRYSSPSHCADHEVELPQAIPVVNELSMITDAGTSIFQSEIIARSRSNAREDRSKTEHSGSLSSAIDVEPRDSISILQGSHVKDSLDPSTVDVESLIVENITSNDQSEEKGECVDMNRCSSAERVSQTGISPDETFCAGAIQGSMSKTELLGFFESPSVELQSVNSVIHSDDESVSLKPIAVIGEGSLVEEDNNGVSIEISSISNSRSSNQTDITVVEPLQVESILQESGTPEKLIDHSKRCDISCGSKEVQPLGSVTNAGSSQCHERISRPRSSATEENSANEYKAFSVGSYHKSADKLVEVREGNSSLRTPNRPAFVKPESTHIDDNEKRNFDEVPVNSQEKSMMEKVPTPAPAAKVSYVPSLTDFGVNLLADSEMDDIEEHNGLKIEMVQEMESHASHSGLKVGEDEPAESNTFTGHIDASRKRAQHETSYEKGVPPITGDGKCTETEDSHDPESSIQEFFCSSSSIGGSMRQNKRRRTLEKTTSRGLSPSPGGDNLELDSVRETVHHREEVACHNLDNYDVELQKMIGSASSDHYGVELQKMIGYASSAELRFDESYLFKEAGLMSPASFSFRPEQLSVQRSQIAPDHGVRSENIHFLPFAGKTSHGLASCIVRDSDGSPCIPPLGLISSDDGSPPVLEGFLIQTDDENQSGSKNQLNHDNFQLPRTTAESAAMIEQICKSACRTTPSLHLAKTFKYDGKLELDQSVSTELFDGMFFSQNLEGSSVFDNLGINHDYTGRSYTDSLPLSGAGSSAEARNPCTSPTEKLWYRSLQKSSSSEKRSSQTPDLPCISEENENVEEEAENLCTNTPKSTRSEKQRSSILELPCIAEENENMEEISEAVNEASGSERENVSAEMKPLGDVNEEDPMKFLPLVSEAKILVDRQSLDSVNTAFSFSAKCNSVKSKVGKQSNRRFTGKGKENQSGAGAKRNVKPPSSRISKPKLSCNSSLATVGPRLPENEPRHNNIVSNMTSFVPLVQQQKPAPALITGKRDVKVKALEAAEASKRIAEQKEKDRKLKKEAMKLERARQEQENMRKQEIEKKKKEDDRKKKEAEMAWKQEMEKKKKEEERKRKEFEMADRKRQREVEDKKVKEAKRQRIAEIQRQQREADEKLQAEKELKRQAMDARIKAQKELKEDQNNAEKTRGQANTRIPEVRSKSNSSDKVISNPGKMSEEPYLGIEEMEESYDISPYKCSDNEEEEEDDNDAMSNKKFVPTWASKSNVMLAVIPQQNLDPKITFPVKRKCDISEVLLPPRFQSR; via the exons ATGTTTTCCGTCAAGGAGAATCCGAGGGGGAAGCCAGAGAATGTGAAGATTGAGAATCTTTTCGTTCAGATCTTTGAGAGGAAGAGGCGAATCGTCGACCAGGTTAAGCAACAAGTAGATCTCTACGACCACCATTTAGCCTCCAAATGCCTACTCGCCGGAGTATCTCCTCCGTCGTGGCTTTGGTCTCCGTCTCTACCTTCCCAAACTTCCG AGTTGAATAAGGGGGAGATTATATCAGAACTTCTATTTCCTTCTTCAAGACCTTCCATCATTTGTCCCTTTTCATACCAACGGCCTGTCAGGTTTCTAGCTGACAATGTAGTAAGACAAGACCTGACGTCTGTGGTAAATAATAACCCAATAGAAGAGCAGTTGCTTGAAAAGGAACCACAACACGACCTCTCACACAACTTAGTCAGACATGTTACGAATCATTCTCATGAGCAGGATGGTAATATTGCATCTCCTAGAGATGTCCATGAGAAAGAGGGATTGCCAGAAAGTGTCTCAATCGATTGCGGAGAGAatcaaagttgttcatctcctGAACACTCTCAGAATCAGACAGTTGAAACTAATCTTGATGCTACATTTCCTGGATGTAGCCAAGGGGAAAAGGTTCTCAAAAGTGTCTCAACTACTGGTTGTGAGCGGAAACCATCTCCTCCCGGTTATCGTCAAGAAGAAACTGATCCAGACGCTTACCTTGACCCTGGATTATCACTTGCTAAGATGCAGAGATCAAGGTCACGTCAGAAAGCTTTGGAGCTTCGTAGTAGTGCCAAAGCGTCGAAAAGCCGTTCAAAAAGTAGAAGTGATCTCAAATCTTCTCAGGATGGAAACATAGGCTTTGGGATTGCTTCTTTAAGGTCTGACAGTGTTAGTGAGATAAAGTTATTTAAGCATGATGAGAATGATGAAGAGTGTCGAGACGAAGTAGAGAACAGTAATTCTCAAGATAAAGGAGGGGATCAGTGtattaaaacttgtttaactaGAGAGTCTTTTACCTTGCATCAGAAAGTGGATTCGGTGAAAAAATCTTCGAGCGAGGATGCTTATGCTTCTAGTGTATCAGAATCTCTACCCGAGTCTGGTCATGTGAATGACATTGACATATTACAGTGCAATGAGAAAGTTAATGAAGTGTCTGCCGAAGTAGATGAGCAAGTGGATGATCCCAAAAGCAGAACTTGCAATGAAACAGCTTATCTCGATGGAAGTACTGACCAAATGGATGATCCCAAAAGCAGAACTTGCAATGAAACAGCTTATCTCGATGGAAGTACTGACCAAATGGATGATCCCAAAAGCAGAACTTGCAATGAAACAGCTTATCTCGATGGAAGTACTGACCAAATGGATGATCCCAAAAGCAGAACTTGCAATGAAACAGCTTATCTCGATGGAAGTACTGACCAAATGGATGATCCCAAAAGCAGAACTTGCAATGAAACAGCTTATCTCGATGGAAGTACTGACCAAATGGATGATCCCAAAAGCAGAACTTGCAATGAAACAGCTTATCTCGATGGAAGTACTGACCAAATGGATGATCCCAAAAGCAGAACTTGCAATGAAACAGCTTATCTCGATGGAAGTACTGACCAAATGGATGATCCCAAAAGCAGAACTTGCAATGAAACAGCTTATCTCGATGGAAGTACTGACCAAATGGATGATCCCAAAAGCAGAACTTGCAATGAAACAGCTTATCTCGATGGAAGTACTGACCAAATGGATGATCCCAAAAGCAGAACTTGCAATGAAACAGCTTATCTCGATGGAAGTACTGACCAAATGGATGATCCCAAAAGCAGAACTTGCAATGAAACAGCTTATCTCGATGGAAGTACTGACCAAATGGATGATCCCAAAAGCAGAACTTGCAATGAAACAGCTTATCTCGATGGAAGTACTGACCAAATGGATGATCCCAAAAGCAGAACTTGCAATGAAACAGCTTATCTCGATGGAAGTACTGACCAAATGGATGATCCCAAAAGCAGAACTTGCAATGAAACAGCTTATCTCGATGGAAGTACTGACCAAATGGATGATCCCAAAAGCAGAACTTGCAATGAAACAGCTTATCTCGAtggaagtacaagatctaaaagcTCAAGTCAAGATAGCGCCAAGGAGAAACATCAAAAATCAAGCAAGTCCTTTTCTGGTAACTTTCAGTCAAGATATTCGAGTCCCTCTCACTGTGCCGATCATGAAGTAGAATTACCTCAAGCAATACCTGTGGTTAATGAACTTTCTATGATAACAGATGCTGGAACGAGCATCTTTCAGTCTGAAATCATTGCAAGATCCAGAAGTAATGCTCGAGAAGATAGATCGAAGACCGAGCATTCAGGCTCTCTATCTTCTGCAATTGATGTGGAGCCAAGAGATTCAATTTCAATACTGCAAGGTAGCCATGTAAAAGATTCACTGGATCCCTCTACTGTTGATGTGGAAAGTTTAATAGTTGAAAATATAACTAGCAATGATCAATCAGAAGAAAAGGGTGAATGTGTTGACATGAACAGATGTTCAAGTGCTGAAAGGGTAAGCCAAACTGGCATCTCCCCAGATGAGACCTTTTGTGCGGGTGCAATCCAAGGTTCTATGTCCAAGACCGAGCTTTTGGGCTTTTTTGAGTCCCCTTCAGTTGAATTGCAGTCGGTAAACTCAGTAATTCACTCAGACGATGAAAGTGTATCTTTGAAGCCCATTGCTGTTATTGGTGAAGGTTCATTAGTGGAGGAAGATAACAATGGTGTATCGATTGAAATTAGCAGTATTTCAAATTCTAGAAGTTCAAACCAAACTGATATCACGGTGGTTGAGCCATTGCAGGTTGAGTCTATTCTTCAGGAAAGCGGTACGCCCGAAAAATTGATTGACCATTCTAAAAGATGTGATATTAGTTGCGGGTCCAAAGAAGTGCAGCCACTGGGTTCAGTGACAAATGCTGGGAGTAGCCAATGCCATGAAAGAATTAGTAGGCCAAGAAGCTCAGCTACAGAAGAGAATTCAGCAAATGAATATAAGGCTTTTTCTGTTGGCTCTTATCACAAATCGGCTGACAAACTGGTTGAAGTTAGAGAAGGAAATTCATCGCTGAGAACCCCTAATCGCCCTGCTTTTGTGAAGCCTGAATCAACCCATATTGATGATAATGAAAAACGCAATTTCGATGAGGTTCCAGTGAATAGTCAAGAAAAATCAATGATGGAGAAGGTCCCCACTCCAGCACCCGCTGCAAAGGTGTCTTATGTCCCATCCCTTACTGATTTTGGAGTAAATCTCTTGGCAGATAGTGAAATGGATGACATTGAGGAGCACAATGGGTTAAAGATAGAAATGGTACAAGAAATGGAATCGCATGCAAGCCACTCTGGCTTAAAAGTAGGAGAGGATGAACCTGCAGAGTCAAATACATTTACTGGCCATATAGATGCATCGAGAAAGAGAGCTCAACATGAAACATCCTATGAAAAAGGTGTTCCCCCAATTACAGGAGATGGAAAATGTacagaaacagaagattctcATGATCCAGAGAGCTCGATTCAGGAATTTTTCTGCTCTAGTTCCTCCATTGGGGGATCCATGCGGCAGAATAAGCGGAGAAGAACCCTGGAAAAAACAACTAGTAGAGGGCTTTCGCCAAGCCCAGGG GGAGACAATCTCGAGTTAGATTCTGTTAGGGAAACAGTACATCATCGGGAGGAAGTTGCATGTCACAACCTGGATAACTATGACGTTGAGTTACAGAAGATGATTGGATCTGCATCTTCAGATCACTATGGTGTTGAGTTACAAAAGATGATTGGATATGCATCTTCAGCTGAGTTACGATTTGATGAG AGTTACTTATTCAAGGAAGCTGGATTGATGAGTCCTGCCTCATTTTCCTTCAGACCAGAACAGCTAAGTGTACAGAGGAGTCAAATTGCTCCAGATCACGGAGTTAGATCAGAAAATATTCACTTTTTGCCATTTGCTGGAAAAACCTCACATGGATTAGCTAGTTGCATTGTTCGCGATTCAGATGGTTCTCCTTGTATACCACCCTTGGGTTTGATAAGCTCAGACGATGGAAGCCCCCCTGTTTTGGAGGgatttttaattcaaacggATGATGAAAATCAAAGCGGCTCCAAAAACCAGTTAAATCATGACAATTTCCAACTTCCAAGAACTACAGCAGAAAGTGCAGCcatgatagagcagatttgcaAGTCTGCTTGCAGGACCACTCCGTCATTACATCTGGCTAAGACATTTAAGTACGATGGAAAACTAGAGTTGGATCAGTCCGTCTCAACTGAGCTGTTTGATGGCATGTTTTTCAGTCAGAATCTCGAGGGTAGCTCTGTCTTTGATAACTTAGGGATTAACCATGATTATACAGGAAGATCGTACACTGACTCTCTGCCTCTTTCTGGTGCTGGCTCATCTGCTGAGGCTAGGAATCCTTGCACGTCACCGACTGAGAAGTTGTGGTATAGAAGTTTGCAGAAGTCTTCCAGTTCAGAGAAACGAAGCAGTCAGACACCAGACCTACCTTGCATTAGCGAAGAGAATGAGAACGTAGAAGAGGAAGCTGAGAACTTATGCACAAACACTCCAAAGTCTACGAGGTCAGAGAAGCAAAGAAGTTCAATTCTGGAACTTCCTTGCATAgctgaagaaaatgaaaacatggAAGAGATATCTGAAGCTGTCAATGAAGCATCTGGTTCTGAAAGGGAGAATGTCTCTGCCGAAATGAAACCTCTTGGTGATGTTAATGAAGAAGACCCTATGAAGTTTCTTCCACTTGTTTCTGAAGCCAAGATTCTTGTTGATCGACAGAGTCTAGACTCTGTCAATACTGCATTCAGCTTTTCCGCTAAGTGCAACAGTGTCAAAAGTAAAGTGGGAAAGCAGAGTAACCGAAGGTTCACGGGTAAAGGTAAAGAGAACCAAAGTGGAGCAGGTGCTAAAAGAAATGTTAAACCACCTAGTAGCAGGATTAGTAAGCCTAAGTTGTCTTGTAACTCGAGTTTGGCAACTGTAGGTCCCCGGTTACCAGAAAACGAACCTAGGCACAACAACATTGTCTCCAACATGACTTCGTTCGTTCCACTTGTGCAGCAGCAAAAACCAGCACCTGCACTAATTACAG GCAAGAGGGATGTCAAAGTAAAGGCCCTGGAGGCTGCTGAGGCTTCAAAACGGATTGCTGAACAGAAAGAGAAGGATCGTAAGCTGAAGAAGGAAGCTATGAAGCTTGAAAGGGCTAGACAGGAACAGGAAAATATGAGAAAGCAGGagatagagaagaaaaagaaagaagatgatcgaAAGAAAAAGGAGGCGGAAATGGCTTGGAAGCAagagatggaaaagaaaaagaaagaagaagagcggAAGAGAAAGGAGTTTGAGATGGCTGATAGGAAAAGGCAGAGGGAAGTAGAAGACAAAAAGGTAAAGGAAGCTAAAAGACAACGCATTGCAGAAATTCAGAGACAACAAAGAGAGGCTGATGAAAAACTACAAGctgaaaaagaattgaaaagacAAGCTATG GATGCGAGGATAAAAGCACAGAAAGAACTCAAAGAAGACCAAAATAATGCAGAGAAAACCCGAGGACAAGCGAATACTAGGATCCCTGAAGTGAGATCAAAGAGTAATTCCAGTGACAAG GTGATAAGCAATCCAGGGAAAATGTCTGAAGAACCCTACTTGGGAATTGAAGAAATGGAAGAGTCGTACGACATCTCTCCATACAAATGCTCAGACaacgaagaggaagaggaagacgacAATGACGCCatgtcaaacaaaaaattcGTTCCTACTTGGGCCag TAAGAGCAATGTCATGCTCGCTGTCATTCCCCAACAAAACCTTGATCCAAAAATTACTTTCCCTGTAAAACGAAAATGCGATATAAGCGAAG TTCTTTTGCCTCCAAGGTTCCAATCAAGATAG